Proteins encoded together in one Impatiens glandulifera chromosome 1, dImpGla2.1, whole genome shotgun sequence window:
- the LOC124921433 gene encoding terminal nucleotidyltransferase 4B-like yields MEAEFKSQFLYDTLSPITAADPAAGESPSCNIESKPYVVFRNEISLSTPCAPSNEIEATDFFSLDVAADDDDEEEDLVITPLPSAVNHKSAKDTVEENTLEGNWFRGNCRFKSPMLQLHKEILDFCDFLSPTQEEQEQRKASIDRVFEVIKYIWPNSKGEVFGSFRTGLYLPSSDIDLVILESEIKTPRLGLQALARALTQKGIAKKIQVIAKARVPIIKFIEKKSGISFDLSFDLENGPKAADFIKEAVTKWPPLRPLCLILKVFLQQRELNEVYTGGIGSYALLAMLIAMLRNMNHRRASPELNLGVLLVHFFDFYGRKLNISDVGVSCNGKGTFFVKSSKGFLIDGRPFSLCLEDPQAPENDIGKSSFNYFQVRSAFSMAFSTLTNVKTIIGLGSNRSILGTIIRPDSVLLERKGGSNGSVTFKELLPGAGEPLQDQYDDKQDIYCNWNVGNDDEIPLPRGNGHVTTPLKSPSSSGKKREASSKVKKKSKKLKLQKEEKSSRKEEGSSSKKGKDSEKKRWRKYGKPGSQGGKGGSGSHHGW; encoded by the exons ATGGAAGCCGAATTCAAATCTCAATTCTTGTACGATACCCTAAGTCCTATCACCGCCGCCGATCCCGCCGCCGGCGAATCCCCATCATGTAACATTGAATCCAAACCTTACGTTGTTTTCCGCAACGAAATCTCTCTGTCTACCCCTTGCGCACCCTCGAACGAGATAGAAGCTACTGATTTTTTCTCTCTTGACGTCGCcgctgatgatgatgatgaagaagaggattTGGTCATTACTCCTCTCCCTTCTGCTGTAAATCACAAGTCGGCGAAGGACACGGTAGAAGAGAACACTCTTGAGGGGAACTGGTTTAGGGGGAATTGTCGATTCAAGAGTCCCATGCTTCAACTTCACAAGG AGATACTGGATTTTTGTGATTTCCTCTCACCAACCcaagaagaacaagaacaaAGAAAAGCATCAATTGATCGTGTATTTGaagttatcaaatatatatggCCAAATAGCAAG GGTGAGGTTTTTGGATCTTTCAGGACAGGGTTATACCTTCCAAGTAGTGACATTGAT CTTGTGATTTTGGAGTCAGAAATCAAAACTCCAAGACTTGGCCTGCAAGCGCTTGCTAGAGCGCTTACTCAAAAAGGCATTGCAAAGAAAATACAG GTTATTGCAAAAGCCCGAGTAccaattatcaaattcatagaGAAGAAAAGTGGGATTTCATTTGATCTAAG CTTTGATTTGGAAAATGGGCCTAAAGCAGCTGATTTCATAAAG GAAGCAGTAACTAAATGGCCTCCACTACGACCGTTGTGTTTGATCTTGAAAGTTTTTCTACAGCAAAGAGAGCTAAATGAG GTCTACACGGGTGGAATTGGTTCGTATGCTCTCCTCGCAATGCTCATTGCAATGCTGCgg AATATGAACCACCGACGAGCTTCTCCAGAACTAAACCTCGGAGTACTTTTg GTACacttttttgatttttatggACGCAAATTGAACATCTCCGATGTTGGAGTATCATGCAATGGAAAGGGCACATTCTTTGTGAAGAGTAGCAAAGG gtttttaATTGACGGGCGACCATTCTCACTCTGCCTTGAGGATCCACAG GCACCTGAAAATGACATAGGGAAGAGctcatttaattatttccaG GTTCGATCAGCCTTTTCCATGGCATTCTCAACGCTTACAAATGTGAAGACCATTATTGGTCTTGGCAGCAATAGAAGCATTCTTGGCACCATAATAAGACCTGACTCAGTTTTGTTGGAGAGGAAAGGAGGCTCGAACGGATCTGTGACATTTAAAGAGTTACTTCCAGGGGCTGGAGAGCCGTTGCAGGACCAATATGATGACAAACAAGATATTTACTGTAACTGGAATGTAGGTAATGACGATGAAATCCCTCTCCCTAGGGGAAATGGGCATGTCACTACTCCATTAAAATCGCCTTCTTCGTCTGGTAAAAAGAGAGAGGCGTCATCAAAGGTGAAGAAGAAGTCAAAGAAACTGAAACTGCAGAAAGAAGAGAAAAGTAGCAGAAAGGAAGAAGGAAGCAGCTCCAAGAAAGGGAAGGATTCCGAGAAGAAACGGTGGAGGAAGTATGGCAAACCTGGAAGTCAAGGTGGCAAAGGTGGTTCCGGCAGTCACCATGGCTGGTAA